The following proteins are co-located in the Sulfurospirillum deleyianum DSM 6946 genome:
- a CDS encoding ankyrin repeat domain-containing protein: MKKKAFAIFIIVFFITIGVKLFFSSSYFDVSKGILLNEHQTYTLEKNLHNGCYEVGFYSKDKLFDSAMFEAYTFQHSQFEVTLFDQGGKELKKIVIDNNSRLQHGFSPGRITSETTNVALELFKVPLQGANTIKAVIDVKQLNDKFKNKEVYLYFRKYAKECDMEHLAMVDKKHTYPINKSETNTTLIPLYRALTSKDTLKVETILDANKSLCDSNFIGDRTVFHYSAFLDDRDTLTYLEKQCTTKLLHKPDIFTKTPLVYAIENNATKVLDFLFEHGGTCPESIENTYLKNYVGGGTVYKKDAWGDNIAKFVHNYNLPEVADILLKYQCISANEKRQNFGQESTWIELMERDMRGTQQMKNDNDPRWKIQKDYTELIKVFKKYTKDTNTTQRINDGK; this comes from the coding sequence GTGAAAAAGAAAGCATTTGCTATATTTATCATTGTGTTTTTTATAACCATTGGAGTGAAACTCTTTTTTTCATCAAGTTATTTCGATGTTTCAAAAGGTATTTTACTCAATGAGCATCAAACATATACTCTTGAAAAAAACCTTCACAATGGATGCTATGAAGTTGGCTTTTACTCAAAAGATAAGCTTTTTGACTCAGCGATGTTTGAAGCTTATACGTTTCAACACTCGCAGTTTGAAGTTACGCTTTTTGACCAAGGGGGAAAAGAGCTTAAAAAAATAGTCATTGACAATAACTCCAGACTCCAACACGGGTTTAGCCCAGGTCGTATTACATCGGAAACAACCAATGTCGCATTAGAGCTTTTTAAAGTACCTTTACAAGGCGCAAACACCATCAAAGCAGTCATTGATGTCAAACAATTAAACGATAAGTTTAAAAACAAAGAGGTGTATCTCTACTTTCGCAAATATGCAAAAGAATGTGATATGGAGCATTTGGCAATGGTGGATAAAAAACATACTTATCCCATCAATAAATCAGAGACAAATACAACACTTATTCCACTTTATCGAGCCCTGACAAGCAAAGATACCCTAAAAGTTGAAACAATTCTTGATGCTAACAAAAGTCTATGTGATAGCAACTTTATCGGCGATAGAACAGTGTTTCACTACAGTGCTTTTCTTGATGATAGAGATACGCTTACCTACCTTGAAAAACAGTGCACGACAAAGCTACTGCATAAGCCTGACATCTTTACTAAAACACCTCTGGTTTACGCTATAGAAAATAACGCTACTAAGGTACTTGACTTTTTATTTGAACACGGCGGTACATGCCCTGAAAGCATAGAAAATACTTACCTTAAAAACTATGTTGGTGGGGGGACGGTGTATAAGAAAGATGCTTGGGGAGATAACATAGCAAAATTTGTTCACAACTATAATCTTCCAGAAGTTGCTGACATTTTATTAAAGTATCAGTGTATAAGTGCAAACGAAAAACGACAAAATTTCGGTCAAGAAAGTACATGGATAGAGTTAATGGAGCGAGACATGAGAGGTACGCAACAAATGAAAAATGATAATGACCCAAGGTGGAAAATTCAAAAAGACTACACCGAACTCATCAAAGTTTTCAAAAAATACACCAAAGATACAAATACAACACAAAGGATAAACGATGGCAAATGA
- a CDS encoding ankyrin repeat domain-containing protein, whose product MGKIKKTLIYFGVIFVLLNMYGVYQRYSHGYSVLVEAELRKVGDVQEFEFSTKNGRYRIGLSVKNGKFSEMNFDGNYTIEYYVDGKHDRTEIVNKTSLSELYKNKALYHVSSSWSGGVFFKPVTWSSITLGQVIQAGKHKIKITVHKPESQLATIDSQLYFFADASQEKAIQELEHFNTQERKEAERKERLLQNLIDVNETNQTLIPLRQALDNHDLVTVKEMIEADNNITVNTDMVFQRRPLHYASFQNNTEIAKYLIDKRADIHHKDELGKNALAYAIEGNATKTAKLLIESGVDVSEVVFVQNYLQHRIYGKYYPKTMVIAPLQYTAGNALLEMTELLLQNNIENYDVDTHPSKAQMIVQKNRNGLYSYIYQNKDNGGLTDAEQKKIVELFEKYDFKLEWQKVPSPFKQ is encoded by the coding sequence ATGGGGAAAATAAAAAAAACATTAATTTACTTTGGAGTTATTTTTGTTTTATTGAATATGTATGGCGTATATCAACGCTATAGTCACGGATATTCTGTTTTAGTGGAAGCGGAGTTGAGAAAGGTAGGAGATGTTCAAGAATTTGAGTTTTCTACTAAAAATGGTAGATATAGAATTGGATTATCTGTCAAAAATGGTAAATTTAGTGAAATGAACTTTGATGGTAATTACACGATTGAATATTATGTAGACGGGAAGCATGATAGAACAGAAATTGTCAACAAAACATCTTTATCAGAACTTTATAAAAACAAAGCACTTTATCATGTAAGCAGTAGCTGGTCAGGTGGAGTGTTTTTTAAGCCAGTAACATGGAGTAGCATCACATTGGGACAAGTTATACAAGCTGGCAAGCATAAAATAAAAATAACGGTTCATAAACCAGAAAGTCAGCTAGCAACTATCGATAGCCAACTTTATTTTTTTGCAGATGCTTCACAAGAAAAAGCGATACAAGAACTTGAACATTTTAATACGCAAGAACGTAAAGAGGCAGAAAGAAAAGAGAGACTTTTACAAAACCTCATTGATGTCAATGAAACCAATCAAACACTTATTCCACTAAGACAAGCACTAGATAATCATGATTTAGTGACAGTCAAAGAGATGATAGAAGCAGATAACAACATCACTGTCAATACAGACATGGTATTTCAGCGAAGACCATTGCATTATGCTTCATTTCAAAACAATACCGAGATAGCCAAATATCTTATCGACAAGAGAGCAGATATTCACCATAAAGATGAACTAGGTAAAAATGCTCTAGCGTATGCGATAGAGGGTAATGCGACAAAAACGGCAAAACTACTTATTGAAAGTGGCGTAGATGTAAGTGAGGTGGTATTTGTGCAGAATTATTTGCAGCACAGGATTTATGGAAAGTACTATCCAAAAACTATGGTCATAGCTCCCCTTCAATATACGGCAGGAAATGCATTGTTAGAGATGACGGAACTGCTACTGCAAAATAATATAGAAAATTATGATGTCGATACCCATCCTAGCAAAGCTCAAATGATCGTTCAAAAAAATAGAAATGGTTTGTACTCATATATTTATCAAAATAAAGACAATGGAGGTTTAACTGATGCGGAACAGAAAAAAATAGTTGAGTTGTTTGAAAAATACGACTTCAAACTAGAATGGCAAAAAGTGCCATCACCATTTAAACAATAA